From Rhododendron vialii isolate Sample 1 chromosome 7a, ASM3025357v1:
ggcaatgactgaccaactgcactaagcagTGGTTGAGTGAAATAATTATCTTCatatttatttcaattttataACACCCCAAATAAAATACAGTTTCGCCGTGACTAATCCAAATCAGATTGGCAAACAAGCAATATGCATTTCATTtgacatataacttgaaaaaattgctcttttcaaagttcaaacctaCCCCACGACAAATTGAAGTCTTTCTTATTGGATTTCTTGAACTCTATTGAGCCACCATGTGGCCACCAGTCCTTGGTTTCCCACATGCTCACGTCCTTTGGCATTCTTTTTCTATGAATCCGGCTCAAGGCCATTGGATAGACTGCCTTGACCACTAAGGTCCCCTACCAAGAGCATGATGAGTCAAATTGAACGTTAGATGAAAGCTCTAGAGTAAATTATtcatggtaaaaaaaaaaaaatactagattAATCGAACTCGGTGCATAATCATCAAATCACATTTgttcagaaaaaaaagaaagatcagATGGCTCTGATCATCGGATGTCACTTCAAAACCTTGTAGCTGCGAATTATACGGAAAGAAGCAGTAGAAATTTTGTACTCCTACAAGCTTATTTCAAAGACACATGCCAAGTAAACATGCCTAGTACAACTCCAGTGGAAATcaaaataacagaaaaaacACGAAGCAAGACAGCACCAAAAATTTGCCACTTGCAGCCCGAAAGTATTCATGGATGTGCGAAGCTTTtatggaaagagagaaaatataaaggaagtgaaaaaaaaaaaaaagatgatgaaGAGAAGAATCTAGCTGGTCTCCACAAATCCGTAAATCCCAACACATAATAAGCAAGTGAAAACTGATTTTACAAAACAGCTAGTAAAAATTGGAAGCAGCAAAGCAATGATAGAGATGAAAAGGATGACATCTAAATAGCAGAGGTAAAAGAGAAGCAAAAGACTTGAGAAGCACAGGAAACACACCCATGTCTTTAATTTCATAAGCTTGACAGTTAACACAAAAAGTTACTACATCAAATAGCCAGTAATAGCAGGACATACagaaggaaagaggaaaatcaGTGCCAGCCTAAACAGAAACAACAGGAAACAATTATGGTGTCCGGTAAAAGGTGTGATAGTGTAGCCGCACACAGGAATCAGTAGAACAATAAGCCGCACACGGGAATGAATTCCGTTTCTTGAACCCTCATTAACTTTCCCGTAGGCTTTCTGAAATATGACTATTTCCAGTGCTTGCCATGCttgtgatggtgatggtgaccGTGGTGATGGTGACCATGGTGCTGTTGATGGTGACCATGGGACTGGTGATGGTGACCATGGGACATGTGATGAGCTCCAAAAGCAAGAGCCGCAGCAGCAGCACCCCCAGCTAGCAGTGTTCCCATGCCAAGTCCATGGCCTTTATCCCCAGCTTGCATTGTTCCCATACCAAGTCCATGGCCTTTATCTATTACGAACATAAGAAACTACATAAACAACAAAGGAAGAGAAGCCCCACGCTATGACTAACAACCAGTATTCTGAGCCTGTCTAACGCCTCACAGAGATGCAATTTAACAGATACGTTACATAGGAAGAGAGTGGATACAAACGAGGTTGGGATATGAAACCAATgataatatatattttggccTATGAAGCGTGGGCATGCAAAACATTGGCAAAACATACCTCGTACGTTATTGGTACTTTCATACTTTGCAATTTGCATGGTATAACTGCATTCAATTACAAGGTGTGCGAAAAGCTTATCCCGTAACATTTTCTTAGTGTTCACAATACAAAAGAGAGACCCTATTTATAACCAAGTCATACCCCAGCCAGTATGGAACCGTCTTTATACACAGAGGAAGCTATCTTCATGGGAGCATGCCTTGAGAATTAAGATTTTGTGTGGTGTTTGTATAACGTAATCGCATTAAAACTCTACCTTGTACCTTCCTTCGGTCCTAAAATGTGGCTTGTAGGTTGGATTCTTATTCATTGATTCTGTTGTTTTTACTCATAATGCATTGCTCCAAatgcaaaaatatatatacagatGTATCTCAAACATACCCATGTCCTAGTTTTCTAGTTTTGTTAAAGGTTTTGTCATATCAAGAGTCTCCATATAGCACAGAATTCCAAATTCGGAACTCCGATTTTGCTCCTCCTCTCAACTATTGGGATGAAGGGGAATTCTACTACTTTTTTGGTACCAAAACTGGTCCAAAAGCGAAGATTTCTGCTTCTGATTAAAACCTCCTAGGTGATTCATGTTCTGGGttaaaaaaataaccaaatagACGCAAAATCCATTTCACCTGACTCAAAGTAGTCTTTAACTGCAAAATGGGTATTACAAAGGCTTAGTACTCAGTAGGTCCTCTCAGTGGACCTGTTATAGCCAGTTCACTAAACACTAGCTTTATCACTTTCCCCATTATTCTCTTTGgaacaaacaattaaaaattaCAAACGGAAACTCGATCAGCCAATCCTACTCCCCTCAACACATGACAAGAAAACATTCAAAGGTCCATCGATCCTTTACATGTGAAGCCCCAACAATTAAAAACAAGCATATACCAAGAAGGTCCATCTGAGCGGGGTAATCACAATTCTACTGAAAGCATATCCTAAAGACAGCTTAAGGTTATGTCAACGCACTCAAAAGTGCCTCACAACATACCTGAAATTGGCGGAGCCGATGGACTAGCATAACCTGCTGGTGGGTATCCACTCGGGGAAGGATAAGGTTGAGCTGTTGGGTATTGACCTGGGGGAGGATAAGCTGGCGGATATGCCTCCGAGGGAGGATATACTGGTGGATATGCACCTGGGGGAGGATACGGTGATGGTGGGTAGCCACCTGGGGGAGGATATGCTGATGGTGGGTATCCACCCGGGGGAGGATAATCAGGTGGTGGGTATCCCGCAGGAGGAGGATATTCAGCCGGTGGGTAACCCTGAGGGGGATATCCCCGTGGAGGATATCCATAAGGAGGGTATCTTCCGTccatttcctttcaaattgaaaTTGATGAACTGAAAAAGTAAACAGAAAGCATCAGGGCATTAAAGAATTCTCTTTGGAGCCAGAAGCGTATCTTATTGTATCAGAACGTACTATCTAATTTGTGGTAGTCTCCACATAAAATTCCTTAATGCTTCTTTTTCCCTCTATGAATGCCTTCTCATGGTAAAGAAAATCTCCATTTCGAAGCTCCTTGTATTTAAAACTCATTTGGAACAAGCATAGAACTCCATGACAAATCAACAAATTCACCGAACTTGAGCAAGATAGAAACTCGAGAGAGTTCTATGTTTCTAACCACACTAAGTTCAAAAAGCAAAGAGAGTTCTGATCACATTATTAGTAAAGGCCTGAAGTCACAAGCGAAGCAAGGTGAAGAACAGTTAGATAAACCAGGGCAGTTAGCCCAATGGTTGTGTAGCAGTACTAAGTACTGTGAGGTTGTGGGTTCAAATCTTATGGAGATGAGTATGATACCCATTGTTGGGGTTGGGTAAAAATAGGTTCTTCTATcgtatgaccaaaaaaaaaaaagaacagttaGATATCATAGTTGAAGTGTGGTCTCCGATGAACATGGAAAAGTGCGAATGATGTTGAAAACCTAGTTGGCGGGAATTTTCGTTAAAACGGTCCATCGAGGAACTTTTCCAAAACAAATGCTATGcaacttttcaaatcaaatctgATGTGTTAATGGAAATTGTGATCAACCTACGCGTTGAAAGAAAGCTAAAACACACATTTGTTATCTACTAATATTCTCACACCCATAACCCCCCACCTCAACTCACAACCCCACCTCCTCAAAAAACAGGATGATCAAACTATACAAACAAGTATATTACTCTAGTTTTTTTATAACCCATTTCATTGTCCCTTAGAAGAGAGCCTGCTTAAAATAGGAACAAAACCCCACGTGAACTGGTCCCACAAGAGTTGATAGGACCTACGAGGTTTCGAATCTTAGATCGAGCAGGTGGCAAATCCCAAGTGTTAGACTTTGACCACCACGCCAACCCTTGGGGATTGAGTACAAGTATTACTATATTCCGATGCATACATCTATCATAAACATGAACACGAAGAGAACCTCGTAATTTGCACAACATATGCATCAGTAGACATCGAAATAAACTATCAACGCATACTTATGACATACTAAACCGAAATCATCCATACAAGCAAGAGAAGATCATAGCTCAGTTTATAATCGAATAATCTCCACATTTATCCCCGATCAATacatgcagagagagagagagagaactcacCGATGAGATTGGTTTCAAATTATTGAGTTGACTTTCCAACTCCCTCTATAACGTGGATAGATGAAACCAAGGTGGGTCGGcgggaaaaattatattttaaaggAAACATAAGTAACTTCAAGTTTTACAGGTCTTAATTTGTCTTTCCTTTTGTTcaccaaaaatttcaaacttattTCCATGTTTAAAGTTTTCCCCATAGACATAAAGTACAGGAATCTtacttgttcaaaaaaatatataaaaaaaaaatgaattttatattcttATGAATTGGACCAAAGAAAAATCGCGGCATACTACAATACGAAAGTTACATGACAggataatttatttaaaataaagaaCTGATGACGggataatttatttaaaataaagaaTTGGTCCTTAGGATTAGCTCACCTCTAGCtaaaatttggaagaaaatttaTTTCGTAACGTTACCCTAAGAGCTTCAACTTTAAATAAACTCCACAAATAGACGACAGAATGAAAGTTTAAAACTTAATTGAGATGTAGATAAGATaaccaaaatatattttgttgattaatgGGGTCTCCATTCCACTAACttatattttgaattaaaaataatatattttgagaGAATGATATACttcgtaaaatgaaaaattaagtacttaaaaaataacatCGGTGGATGAGCTCAGCTTTCATGATTTTAGATAATAGGGGGCTGAGAGCGTGATTTATgagaaaaagcaaaaatatGCAAGGCTTCAAAGCAAAGTCATAAAAAAAGGGGCAACTATTCGTaaccccgtattttctcccttaatccattacttttcagtaaataaattgttgaaaatcatacataacatttcggtaaatagctattgaaaacaatattatatttcggtaactacatgttgaaaatatgttcaacattCGGTAAACAATtaccgaacatacattttcgataaatagttattgaaaaaaatattatatttcggtaattgtatgctgaaaatgtatctctaTTTCaataactaactgtcgagtataattgaaaatttttaacaggcTACGGGAAAAAATACGGGACTGCGAATAGTCGCACCCATAAAAAATCAGCACCTTTCATAGTTTCCAAAAATCATACTATTCATGACATCCGGACCTCATGAAcacttttattatttattatttatttttataaatattttcatGATCTGGATATCAtaaattgtactccctccgtccctttttaagtgtcctgcttcgtaactccaacttattaaaaagacatcatcattacacccttcacatcaactttttcctccactttccctatctacccatcatcattacacttttacttactaactttttaaaataaaatctacttttagggacaaaatagacaatacatcaacttttaccccccctaactttacaaaatggacacttattaagggacagcccaaaatggaatactggacacaaaaaagggacggaaggagtatgtACCAATCCTCGATAGTTTCTCTTTACCGAACAGTGTCtggctatgtttttttttaatccgcgtGTCTAGCTATGTTCTCATGCAATTTTGTGGACACAAATCCGGTACAAGTTAGAAAAATCTGGGGTATCCCTTTTGCATAAGCTGGTGTACTATTGTTGTAGTAGAGAAGATAGTAGTCCAATTGAATAAATGGACACCGTTGAGACGACGATTACTAGTTTACTACTGGTACGACAGAGTTCATTCGGTAATAGACTGGCTTGGTGGGGTGGGGTTAATGGCTTTAGCTTTGGCATTGCCACCACCACTTTCTCAGCCACTAAAACCACCACGAAAAGCCCTCAGCTGCCGCTGCTCTGCAACATCTCAACAACAAGAAGGTGTCATCGCCTCATCTTCCCAACTTACTTCCCTCAACTACCGCCCCTCCGTGATTCTCCCAGTTAAGCATTTCTTCCACTTGCACTTCACGTACTCTCCCTATACCTGCTTTTATGTTATTGATTGATAACGTGGGCAGATCCAAGATTACAATTTGAGTGCCAACTGCAAGAATTTGCTGTGTGAACTTTATACTTTTGTACTTATCTTAGTagaacaacaaaacaaaagatgCACATCTGtagcctttttttttgataaatcagGAGTCCGGGCCAGCTTACACGCACCTCAACTGATCCTAGGGGCTTATTCCCACCGCCCACTTGcggagcccaattaaagccggagTAATTGCTCCGTATGGACCAgctccaaaggagttgatatcACTTGTgaggtttcgaacttgagaTGTTAGGAAGGAGCAAGCCTCTAAGTCCCCGACCTTGACCCCTTGGGGTTCGCACATCTGTAGCCTTTACTTCTGCATATAAGCAAGTTTGGTACTGGTACTGGTTAAGGAAGATTTATGCAAATCGTTATAAACTTTCATTAAGTTTTGtagacttgaattttggtttgtaatgAATGCGACTACAAGTACATAAGAGGAAGCCTCCATTGGTGCTAAAATGACTTCGCTTGCTTGCTACAAAGTCAACTAgtgggaaaagaagaagaagaagaagaagaagataaatgTTGTTTCATCATCTTGATATCATTTTGGAACAATCTCAAATCTAGACGTTGGATTAAAACCATTTTGGTCTCCGAGACAGGTCAGTTGGCTTGGATGATGTGGGAGATTCAGCAAAGCCAAAGTTAACTGCCGAATTTGGCACTAAAGATGACTTTACCATTCTTGGCAGCAAATGATAGCAATGGGTGGACTTGAATTTCCAAAACTATTGCCAAGTTATGCCTTTGGCAGCCTAATGGTTCATGAGTGGACTTGCTTATGGGCAATTTACTGTGTTTTCAAATTCGACTAATAGGACAATTTTCGTGCGTCTTTTGTTTTGTGTATGTGACTTTCACTAACAGGACAACACTCTATCACCCATCTATTTTAGGGCACAGGAAATGACACCATTGGCTGTGCAAGAAGCTAGAGCTAAAAAAATTCTGGGTTTATGTCCGTAGGCATCTTATCATGTCCATGAATTTAACTACAAATTAGTTGACTCTTACCCACATTTATTTTAGGGATTAGGAAATAATACAAGTGATTATGACAAGTTAAAGCTCACACTGAATGGGTATGGAGTGCCGACGGTGATTGCCAAGGTTTCAAGGATTGATTGGCTGAGGAATGCAGCTGGTTTGGTGGACCCGAATTACTGGCAGGGGACTCTGCGCCCTCGCCCTGTTCTTGATTGGTACTTCCTTGAGCTCTTACTcttcactttattttttggggtCTGGGGGTAATGGTTTGTGCTCGCTAAGCCAAAACTCTTGTGGGCAGGTATTTAAAGAGGGTTGATGAAGCTGTCAATGAAGCAAAGGAACTGGCTGCAGGTTTGTCACAACCTCTTACTGGAGCTGCTTTTCTTTAGATTTCAAACTGCCAAAAACTGTTCATGTTGAAAATCGGGTATTTACTTGCTTGTATTATGCTTGTATTAGTAAAACCATCAGTGGACTCGCACCATGTGCACTAAGCACACTAAATTGTAGTCGCTTTAAGGGTCCTCAATGTGGTAGTGTCTTCGCTACTATTAGAAATACCCTTCTTTAAGTGTTTGAATTGGGTGTTTTGTGGTGTTAGCCTTTTGTATTCACTAGAGCTTTTCCTGTTGGAGTGTTGGACTACTGCAATCAAAGATTTTCCTGTTCCACATTGTCAATGTGCATTATACCAACATACAAATTATCATTCGCTTAAGTGGTCGCTTCATGTGGCAACTAGAGTTTGAGGAAAGACACCGTCTTTATGTGAATCCATATGCACAGACATTCATATAAAGCAGATCGAATGAGACCAAAGATTTTGCTTTTTACAGCATATATCTATGCCACAAGTGATGTACATCCACACATGCATGTCTGCATGCACTGTTTCATCATTTTGTTTGGTGATGTCATTTTTGGTCCTATGCTTTTCTCTACAAGAGTAAAAAATcccttcatcttcttccttcttATCTGAAATGCAAGTTAGCTCTTATGCCTTGTTGGCTCACAAAGCAACTGTAACTGTCATAGCTGTTCCACTTGATGGTAAATGCATAACCTGTGTATTTGCACCTCTCTATCACCATAGTGCCTTTTGTTAATGCAATGCATGATTCTCTGCTCTAAATTATTAAGTAGCATCCCTCAGTAGATGTGTATCAGTGTATCAAATGGACTCCTAGTTTAACAGGCTTCGTCATTCCATACTCCATAATCATAAGGTGATTATCTCTCTAGTGGCTTCCAAATGTATCATTAACTTCTCCAATTTCCATACATACCTTGGAATTCACGTGATTCAACCTAAAGTTTTGGAGTAATTCCCCAGAAAATCCATTTCATAAGATGCATATTGTGACCTTTATTCTGTGTTTTCATAAAATGTAGAAGTGGCATAGATGACTTATGTAACCTGCATTATGTGCAATCTTGAAATTGTAAGTACATGTCAAAGCAAATAACATTGGCTGGTAAAAATTGATaattaagaaaattttattgTAGGTGGACCTTTATCTTTAATTGGACATTCAGCGGGAGGATGGCTAGCACGTGTTTACATGGAAGAATTTGGGTTGTCCAATATTTCATTGTTATTGACTCTAGGAACGCCACACCTGTATGTATAATCTTATTTGCCAGTATTGTTGCAATTCTCTTTGGATCTCCTCGATATTTGCATCGTTTCCTATCCTTGAGAGCCTGTATTAATCAGTGGTTTTTCTCCTTTCAGGCCACCTCCAAAAGGTTCGCCAGGCGTTATTGATCAAACTAGGGGCCTCCTGAATTATGTTGAAGAAAACTGCTCAAAAGCTGTCTATACTCCGGAACTGAGATATGTGTGCATAGCAGGGAGGTAAAGAACACGGTGTTATCTTGTTCCTATTCCTTAACTTGCTTAATAGTTGCCACTGTCTAATCTTCTTAATTTTGTGTATCTTGTTCAAGGAAAAAAGTGCTGCTCCTTAGTACTATTGAATTCCTGTAATATTATCATAATTGTTGACTGCCAAGCACTGTGGATTAGTCATTACTGATAAAGTTTATTTGATCCATCCAATGTCTTGAGCCATTTCTAGATATATGATTTTAGCTGGAAATTGGACATGGTGACATCACTCTTGTGGTAGAAGAATATGTAATATATAACTGGTAATTAGTTTCCAAAATTAATTCCAGATTGATCCTTTAAAAGCCTTATATTATGTCGAAACCAAGGGATTTCTGTGATTCAGGTACATTCAAGGAGCTCGATTGCTTGATGATCCAAATGTGAATCCCAGTTCTGCAGCTTACGTAGACATTGGCGAACCAGATTCCGAGGTTGCCGTTGTAAATGCTGCAAGCCTATCAACACCTGTTTCCCCTACCTTTCGAACCCGCTTTGTCGGTCAGGGGTACAAGCAGgtgaattattttccttactCTTCTGGGTTGTCGTCTTCTTAGTTAAGCTGGAATCGGAAGCACCAACTCCATCTGTTTGGTTTAATTGACTCTGAGAATTAATGAGAAACGAAAAGAAAGAGGACTCTCTCCTTGACGTTTAGGTTATTAATTGGTGTGAAATATTGTGGAAATTCAAAATATGCAGAGAAATGAACTCTCTTAGTTTGCTAATTTCACTTCTAGTGTGATTTGTCGAGAAAGAATCTGGATTTGTCATGTCTTTTCCATCATACCAAGATTGCACATCAAAAAATTAGGTAATGGAAAATTTCACCTGTTGCCCTCTCTCACTTGTTGTTTTCTTACTACTCAAAGATCTGTGAATATAATAGCGTTTCTTATCTTTTCTCGCCTAGTTAGCGAAACGAACTGGAAGTGCTGATTAATATATGATGATATGTCAGGTTTGCGGTCAGGCGGATGTATGGGGTGATGGAGTTGTCCCAGAAGTAGCAGCACACCTGGAGGGTGCACTCAACCTGAGCTTTGATGGAGTATATCACTCCCCTGTTGGCTCAGATGATGACTCGAGACCTTGGTATGGCTCTCCTGCCATTGTTGAGCAATGGATACATCATCTCCTTAACTGAATTAAATTAAGTAAATCCATTCCCATTGTGAAGGCAATTTTGTACTGAATGCTTTAGCAAATGAAGTGTCCAAATCATTTTAAATCCTATCCCTTCAGTTTGATATTTTCCATTGAACAACtccgtttttttcttttttctttctcaatcGAACTTCTGAAAACCAATTGTTAGTCGGTAAGCAGCTTATGTATTCTTGATATAGTTATGTTCTTCTAGTGCATAGTAGCATGTTTACAAGTCTTGGTTTTGTTTCTGTCATGCTCTCTTTATGTAATTATCAAAGCTCTGTTTGATCAAGAATTCGTGAAGGAATTTACCAAAGTAAGGGAAAACAATGAAGACCAAAAAAGGAATAGCTTATTCTCATTATCCTATCTTGCTATGTCATTTCTCTTTCATAAATCCCTTTGTGTATTCCTAATGCAGACGCAACCTAGAGCAAAGAGTCTTCAAAATGAATTGAGACTTTTTAAAGAGTCTGTAGAATCGTTGAAATGCAATAGAAATCCAACCAGACATGCTGATTTCATTAAATTCCCAATTAGAACTTCTACCCGTTGACGGCTGCAATTCTTGGCTGCAGTCAACAACAGTGATCTACCCTAACTGGGCATATGAGATGAATCGTATGTTGCTTCCAACTAAAAGTGAGTACAAACTCTCATCAATTTTTAGAAACTTAATAAGCTGATCGCAACCAGGTTTGGAAGTGGACCGGAGCAATCAGAACCTGTAACATTACATAGTAGAGACAACTTCAAAACCAGAACGAAGTAACTCTTGGCTGTGACAGtgcaagctaaaatcaaggcaCACACA
This genomic window contains:
- the LOC131334225 gene encoding uncharacterized protein LOC131334225 isoform X2 gives rise to the protein MDGRYPPYGYPPRGYPPQGYPPAEYPPPAGYPPPDYPPPGGYPPSAYPPPGGYPPSPYPPPGAYPPVYPPSEAYPPAYPPPGQYPTAQPYPSPSGYPPAGYASPSAPPISVIPCKLQSMKVPITYEIKAMDLVWEQCKLGIKAMDLAWEHC
- the LOC131334225 gene encoding uncharacterized protein LOC131334225 isoform X1, whose product is MDGRYPPYGYPPRGYPPQGYPPAEYPPPAGYPPPDYPPPGGYPPSAYPPPGGYPPSPYPPPGAYPPVYPPSEAYPPAYPPPGQYPTAQPYPSPSGYPPAGYASPSAPPISDKGHGLGMGTMQAGDKGHGLGMGTLLAGGAAAAALAFGAHHMSHGHHHQSHGHHQQHHGHHHHGHHHHHKHGKHWK
- the LOC131334223 gene encoding uncharacterized protein LOC131334223, whose amino-acid sequence is MALALALPPPLSQPLKPPRKALSCRCSATSQQQEGVIASSSQLTSLNYRPSVILPGLGNNTSDYDKLKLTLNGYGVPTVIAKVSRIDWLRNAAGLVDPNYWQGTLRPRPVLDWYLKRVDEAVNEAKELAAGGPLSLIGHSAGGWLARVYMEEFGLSNISLLLTLGTPHLPPPKGSPGVIDQTRGLLNYVEENCSKAVYTPELRYVCIAGRYIQGARLLDDPNVNPSSAAYVDIGEPDSEVAVVNAASLSTPVSPTFRTRFVGQGYKQVCGQADVWGDGVVPEVAAHLEGALNLSFDGVYHSPVGSDDDSRPWYGSPAIVEQWIHHLLN